In Liquorilactobacillus hordei DSM 19519, the following proteins share a genomic window:
- a CDS encoding acetate/propionate family kinase, protein MGKVFLVNAGSSSVKWKLFEASDESVIAKGLVERINMPGSVFEVKYGSDKYEIKINNLSYEKTAELIFEKLQELKIISDLAEIEAVGHRIVAGGEQFKSAVELTEDNLNKLSKMKDFAPLHNPMEIKYVKIMQHTLPEIPQYAVFDSQFFTDLPEKNAIFSIPYKYTKEFGIRRYGEHGISHEYISHRAADLLDKPLESLKMITLHLGSGASVAAEKDGKAFDTSMGFTPLTGLTMGTRAGDVDPSIIPYLMKKLSLDLDDILLMLNKESGLLGVSGLSSDMRDLLANSEQEQIKLAIDIFINRIVKYVGSYYAELGGLDVLVFAGGIGENNRELRKIIVKKLQVLGLKINQEANEANAEGVISAKDSAAKIMVVPTNEELSMVRQITALRDK, encoded by the coding sequence TTGGGAAAGGTATTCTTGGTAAATGCAGGAAGTTCTTCAGTTAAGTGGAAATTATTTGAAGCAAGTGATGAGAGTGTTATTGCAAAGGGCCTTGTAGAACGAATAAATATGCCAGGCTCAGTGTTTGAAGTTAAATACGGTAGCGATAAATATGAGATTAAGATTAATAATTTATCTTACGAAAAAACTGCTGAGTTAATTTTTGAAAAGTTACAAGAACTTAAGATTATCAGTGATTTAGCTGAAATAGAGGCTGTTGGTCATCGGATTGTTGCTGGTGGTGAACAATTCAAGTCCGCAGTTGAGTTGACAGAGGATAATTTAAATAAGTTATCTAAAATGAAGGATTTTGCACCTTTACATAATCCGATGGAAATTAAATATGTGAAAATTATGCAGCACACACTACCAGAGATTCCACAATATGCGGTGTTTGATAGTCAATTTTTCACGGATTTACCTGAAAAAAATGCTATTTTTAGTATTCCATATAAATACACGAAAGAATTTGGAATTAGAAGATATGGTGAACACGGAATTAGCCATGAATATATTTCACATCGTGCAGCAGATTTACTGGATAAACCGCTTGAGTCGTTGAAAATGATAACACTTCATTTAGGCAGTGGGGCGTCTGTAGCAGCAGAAAAAGATGGAAAAGCGTTTGACACTTCAATGGGATTCACACCTTTGACAGGTCTGACCATGGGAACTCGTGCAGGAGATGTTGATCCTTCAATTATTCCATACTTAATGAAAAAGCTATCGTTAGATTTAGATGATATCTTGTTGATGCTGAACAAAGAATCTGGATTGTTAGGTGTCTCTGGATTATCTTCAGACATGCGGGATTTGTTGGCAAATTCTGAGCAAGAGCAGATAAAACTTGCTATTGATATTTTTATTAATCGAATAGTTAAGTATGTAGGAAGCTATTATGCTGAGTTAGGTGGCTTGGATGTACTAGTATTTGCTGGTGGAATTGGGGAAAACAATCGAGAATTACGGAAGATTATTGTTAAGAAACTCCAAGTGTTGGGATTGAAAATTAATCAAGAAGCTAATGAAGCCAATGCGGAAGGTGTAATATCAGCAAAAGATTCTGCTGCTAAAATAATGGTAGTTCCAACAAATGAAGAATTATCAATGGTTAGACAAATAACAGCCTTGCGAGATAAATAG
- a CDS encoding exonuclease SbcCD subunit D yields the protein MRFLHTADWHIGRKLYGYNLIEEQEHDFKQLTKIALEKNVDAIVIAGDLYDRALPSEDSVNRLNRMIMKLNLRLQKPVLAISGNHDSAVRLNTGREWFKATKYFLNTNLKEAMIPIEFSDTQFFLLPYFQLFQARNFFADETLTDLTIAMQKIIKGMKENFVSGKKHVLVAHFFAAGSIKTDSETKIEVGGLNAVPLDLFNDFDYVALGHLHDVNALHAERIHYSGSLAKLSVSEAKTNKGVWIVDTEPFHTEFVTIKPLNEIVLLQDTYENLTSPKVYTRVANEDFVAITLLDKAVIPNVINNLREFYPKIISLSRKDQIAELPTDEEAVLELDPMTLLENFFEDMTGEKMTKQQKEWANNSLERVIDGDEK from the coding sequence ATGCGGTTCTTACATACAGCAGACTGGCATATTGGAAGAAAATTATACGGGTATAATTTAATAGAGGAACAAGAACACGATTTTAAGCAACTTACGAAAATTGCATTGGAGAAGAATGTTGATGCAATTGTAATTGCAGGTGATTTATATGATCGGGCTTTACCTAGTGAGGATTCAGTAAATCGTTTGAATAGAATGATTATGAAATTAAATTTAAGATTACAAAAACCAGTTTTGGCAATTAGTGGCAACCATGATTCAGCAGTTAGATTGAATACAGGTCGAGAATGGTTCAAAGCAACAAAATATTTTTTGAATACGAATCTCAAAGAAGCAATGATACCAATTGAATTTTCAGATACACAGTTTTTTTTATTACCATATTTCCAATTGTTTCAAGCTAGAAATTTTTTTGCAGATGAAACATTAACAGATTTAACTATTGCCATGCAAAAGATAATTAAAGGAATGAAAGAAAATTTTGTTTCAGGGAAAAAGCATGTACTAGTTGCACATTTCTTCGCAGCTGGTAGTATCAAAACCGACTCTGAAACGAAGATTGAAGTAGGAGGACTGAATGCTGTCCCGCTTGACTTGTTCAATGATTTTGATTATGTGGCTCTGGGCCATCTTCATGATGTTAATGCATTACATGCCGAAAGAATTCACTACAGCGGTTCTTTAGCAAAGCTTTCGGTATCAGAGGCAAAAACCAATAAGGGAGTATGGATTGTTGACACGGAACCTTTTCATACTGAATTTGTTACTATAAAACCGCTTAATGAAATTGTTTTGTTACAGGATACTTATGAGAACTTGACTTCACCCAAAGTATATACCAGGGTAGCTAATGAGGATTTTGTGGCGATTACTTTGCTAGATAAGGCAGTTATTCCTAATGTGATAAATAATTTACGGGAATTCTATCCTAAAATAATAAGTTTGAGTCGGAAAGATCAAATAGCGGAACTTCCAACGGATGAAGAAGCAGTACTTGAATTAGATCCAATGACATTGCTAGAAAATTTTTTCGAGGATATGACAGGAGAAAAAATGACAAAACAACAAAAAGAATGGGCAAATAATAGTCTTGAACGTGTGATTGATGGTGATGAAAAATGA
- a CDS encoding AAA family ATPase — translation MKPMQIKMTNFGPYAKQEIDFVRFTEQPLFLISGKTGSGKTTIFDAMCFALFGSTSGDDREAETMRSGFAKESELTEVEFVFEHQNKIYRIKRQPKQVIVKKRGTGTKIQNMTVLLSYQSDDGENIELSKVGVVNKFIQELIHLTAEQFTQIIMLPQGKFRNFLDSDSNEKEKLLRELFATNLFKDWTDEIQKQAKNTHSQIQEKQQEIDALKNQIMEIDTEIDVSSWLKAANEINGINKRARNTAKLKLTEIEEKIIGEQNNLLKSKILLRDFETLADTKKKMIEFENDNWLEEKEKYLAELKWYRSNEQLVVKLEEQELAYTEIQAKIQKNLTEKKEVEEKLQNNEEKNQILGIREKENDLLIEEVRRLNDKKNYVKQAEQLEIELTVTENQEETFKNQITELEKILIVGREEIEKQQEIIKSNEGISEKELKFHEIRTNLTKADEVIEQIKRSTARINKLEETLVEQRNSLAEKNSQIKIAKKKHEDLDNALAKKQIIILSRKLKKGEPCPLCGSLEHPQIMTLDKNQVEVTEDDVKKAAKKQQDLSQSSGELAGKIDSNAERITELKKNVDQELEKLRSLLDLREDSFAEIQKLVTELKLNLDKEFQNLENRKQIIKDTRAEVERLMHEKLEAEEKMELLRKKEQMFKLNITKTETKLATIHAEIPDNISSMKQLEKIIVDKQQKITAFETEKQKIFSEMTELSNNLTILTERLKGLKNTSDSLEIKLRQDTEKLTKVMHNHDKNLTFTMMKTGIKEIKKIEMVESKIKDYRNKMFELKTQITDLKIRTEGKVIPDIAKLDASLLQLKKNKEEVFAEYEKISQKHSELLKVSQAVNKRWDEYQAKLKLDAQWNELLEVIGGKGKVKLGLERYVLRRYLERVLQVANIKLLNLTNERYHFEIDRNNGTYATNTGLELNIFDADLGKFRSVKTLSGGESFIAALCLALAMAEVIQSINGGTQIDALFIDEGFGALDDDSLQVALEALQTLEGKNRLIGIISHVSALREQLPAQIRIESKNGRSVAHYIFDFEEIPAHR, via the coding sequence ATGAAACCGATGCAAATAAAAATGACTAATTTTGGCCCTTATGCAAAACAAGAAATTGATTTTGTACGTTTTACCGAACAGCCTCTCTTTTTAATCAGTGGTAAGACTGGGAGTGGGAAAACAACAATTTTTGATGCGATGTGTTTTGCACTTTTTGGAAGTACTTCTGGTGATGATCGTGAGGCAGAGACAATGCGATCAGGTTTTGCAAAGGAATCTGAGTTGACCGAAGTTGAATTTGTTTTTGAACACCAAAATAAGATTTATCGTATTAAAAGACAACCTAAGCAAGTCATCGTCAAAAAAAGGGGAACAGGGACAAAAATTCAAAATATGACTGTATTGTTAAGCTATCAAAGCGATGATGGGGAGAATATCGAATTAAGTAAGGTAGGAGTTGTTAACAAGTTTATTCAAGAATTAATTCATCTTACTGCTGAGCAATTTACGCAGATAATTATGCTACCTCAAGGAAAATTTAGAAACTTTTTAGACTCAGATAGTAATGAAAAGGAAAAGCTGTTACGTGAATTATTTGCTACCAATTTATTTAAGGATTGGACAGATGAGATTCAAAAACAAGCAAAAAATACACATAGCCAGATTCAAGAAAAACAACAAGAAATTGATGCGTTAAAAAATCAAATTATGGAAATTGATACAGAGATTGATGTATCTAGCTGGTTAAAGGCTGCAAATGAAATAAATGGGATAAATAAGCGGGCTAGAAATACAGCTAAGTTAAAATTAACCGAAATTGAAGAGAAAATTATCGGAGAACAAAATAATTTATTGAAAAGTAAAATTTTATTGCGAGACTTTGAGACATTGGCTGATACTAAGAAAAAAATGATTGAATTTGAAAATGATAATTGGCTTGAAGAAAAAGAGAAATATTTGGCTGAGTTAAAGTGGTATCGCTCAAATGAACAATTAGTTGTGAAACTTGAAGAACAAGAATTAGCTTATACAGAAATACAAGCTAAAATTCAAAAAAATTTAACTGAGAAAAAAGAGGTAGAGGAAAAATTACAGAATAACGAAGAAAAAAATCAAATTTTAGGAATAAGGGAAAAAGAGAATGATCTGTTAATTGAAGAGGTAAGAAGATTAAATGATAAGAAAAATTATGTTAAGCAAGCAGAACAATTAGAAATCGAATTAACAGTTACTGAAAATCAAGAAGAAACATTTAAAAATCAAATAACTGAATTAGAGAAGATATTAATAGTAGGAAGAGAGGAAATTGAGAAACAACAAGAAATCATTAAATCTAATGAAGGAATATCTGAAAAAGAACTAAAATTCCACGAAATAAGAACTAACCTGACTAAGGCTGACGAAGTAATAGAACAAATAAAAAGAAGCACAGCTAGAATTAATAAATTAGAAGAGACTTTAGTAGAGCAAAGAAATAGTTTAGCTGAAAAAAATAGTCAAATCAAAATTGCAAAAAAAAAGCATGAAGATTTGGATAATGCACTAGCAAAAAAACAAATAATTATACTAAGCAGAAAGTTAAAAAAAGGAGAACCTTGTCCATTATGTGGTTCATTAGAACATCCACAAATAATGACATTAGATAAGAATCAAGTTGAGGTAACAGAAGATGATGTCAAAAAGGCAGCTAAAAAACAACAAGACTTGTCGCAAAGTAGTGGTGAGTTAGCAGGGAAAATTGATAGCAATGCAGAAAGAATTACTGAATTAAAGAAAAATGTTGATCAAGAACTAGAAAAATTGAGAAGTCTTTTGGATTTGCGAGAAGATAGTTTTGCAGAGATTCAGAAACTGGTTACTGAATTGAAGTTGAATTTAGATAAGGAGTTTCAAAACTTAGAAAACAGAAAACAGATTATTAAGGACACTCGAGCAGAAGTTGAACGATTAATGCATGAAAAACTAGAAGCCGAAGAAAAAATGGAATTACTGAGAAAAAAAGAACAAATGTTTAAACTTAATATTACGAAGACTGAAACAAAGTTGGCTACTATTCACGCTGAAATACCAGACAATATTTCTTCTATGAAACAGTTGGAGAAAATTATAGTAGATAAGCAGCAAAAAATTACAGCTTTTGAAACCGAAAAGCAAAAAATCTTTAGTGAAATGACTGAACTTAGTAATAACTTAACGATTCTTACTGAGCGACTTAAAGGCCTCAAGAATACGAGTGACTCCTTAGAAATCAAGTTACGGCAAGATACTGAAAAACTTACTAAAGTTATGCACAATCACGATAAAAACTTGACTTTCACTATGATGAAGACGGGAATTAAGGAAATAAAGAAGATTGAAATGGTTGAATCCAAAATTAAAGATTACCGAAATAAAATGTTTGAATTAAAAACGCAAATTACTGATTTAAAAATAAGAACAGAGGGAAAAGTTATTCCAGATATTGCAAAGTTAGATGCCTCTCTTTTACAATTAAAGAAAAATAAGGAAGAAGTTTTTGCAGAATACGAAAAAATTTCACAGAAGCATTCTGAACTATTAAAAGTGAGTCAGGCAGTTAATAAAAGATGGGACGAATATCAAGCAAAACTTAAATTAGATGCTCAGTGGAATGAACTGCTAGAAGTAATTGGTGGAAAGGGCAAGGTAAAATTAGGATTAGAACGATATGTATTACGTAGGTACTTGGAGCGGGTATTGCAAGTGGCTAACATTAAATTACTGAACTTGACAAACGAGAGATACCACTTTGAAATTGATAGAAATAATGGAACGTATGCTACAAATACTGGACTTGAGTTGAATATTTTTGATGCTGATTTAGGTAAATTTAGGAGTGTTAAAACACTTTCTGGTGGTGAAAGTTTCATTGCGGCTTTGTGTTTAGCACTCGCGATGGCAGAAGTTATTCAGAGTATTAACGGAGGAACACAGATTGATGCTTTATTTATTGATGAAGGTTTTGGAGCATTAGATGATGATTCTTTGCAAGTAGCTTTAGAAGCGCTTCAAACTTTAGAAGGAAAAAATCGTTTAATTGGGATAATTAGTCACGTAAGTGCTCTACGTGAACAATTACCAGCTCAGATTAGAATAGAATCTAAAAATGGTCGCAGTGTGGCACATTATATTTTTGATTTTGAAGAGATACCAGCTCATAGATAG
- a CDS encoding Fur family transcriptional regulator, translating to MATQGQNTLLVAANKLKNNKIKNTPQRQVILSYLMTSHDHPSIEMIFKYVRKNGFSVSLATVYNTLQLFVDHNLIIEIAADSGGHMRYDYFEIPHYHVICVNCNKIVDVFDDSYKKNEKIATVETGYQVLNSQYEVYGICPECQRKIKEKEDKI from the coding sequence ATGGCAACGCAGGGACAAAATACTTTGCTAGTAGCTGCGAACAAGCTAAAAAACAACAAAATAAAAAATACGCCACAAAGACAGGTAATCCTGTCGTATTTAATGACATCACACGACCACCCATCGATTGAGATGATTTTCAAATATGTTAGAAAAAATGGTTTTAGTGTCAGTTTGGCAACAGTATATAATACTTTACAATTATTTGTGGATCATAATTTAATTATTGAGATTGCTGCGGATAGCGGGGGACATATGAGGTATGATTATTTCGAAATACCGCATTACCATGTTATTTGTGTCAATTGTAATAAGATTGTTGATGTTTTTGATGATTCGTATAAAAAGAACGAGAAAATTGCTACAGTTGAGACTGGCTATCAAGTTTTGAACAGTCAGTATGAGGTTTATGGAATTTGTCCAGAGTGTCAAAGGAAAATTAAAGAAAAAGAAGATAAAATATAA
- the tyrS gene encoding tyrosine--tRNA ligase: MNIIDELTWRGAINQMSDEEGLRKKVEEKSIGVYCGVDPTGDSLHIGHLIPFMMLKRFQTAGHRAHIIIGGGTGSIGDPSGRNSERVLQTMEQVHHNEEALTAQMKHLFGKDNITVVNNYDWLSKIDLLSFLRDYGKLFSINTMLNKEVVSSRLESGISFTEFTYQILQSIDFHHLLKENDVELQIGGADQWGNITSGIDMIHKIEGSETEAFALTIPLMLKADGTKFGKTAGGAVWLDPEKTTPYEFYQFWLNQDDRDVIKYLKYFTFLGEEEINELAQKVANEPEKREAQRKLAEEVTAFVHGDEAVVQAEHISRALFSGDVKLLTAAEIKQGFKKMPTVEIKSEVINIIDLLVSTQIEKSKRQAREDVANGAIYINGERIQELDYQINPADSFEGKFVIVRRGKKKYFLAEVK, encoded by the coding sequence ATGAACATTATTGATGAGTTAACATGGCGCGGAGCAATTAACCAAATGTCGGATGAAGAAGGATTAAGAAAAAAAGTAGAAGAAAAATCAATAGGTGTATATTGTGGTGTTGATCCAACTGGGGATAGTTTGCACATTGGACATCTTATACCTTTTATGATGCTTAAACGGTTTCAGACGGCTGGGCATCGAGCACATATCATAATTGGAGGTGGAACAGGATCAATAGGTGATCCTTCAGGAAGAAATTCTGAAAGAGTTCTGCAAACAATGGAGCAAGTTCATCATAATGAAGAAGCATTGACTGCTCAAATGAAGCACCTTTTTGGTAAAGATAATATAACTGTTGTGAACAACTATGACTGGTTATCAAAAATAGATTTACTGAGTTTCTTGCGGGATTATGGGAAATTATTTAGTATAAATACAATGTTGAATAAAGAAGTAGTTTCAAGTCGCCTAGAGAGTGGAATTTCTTTTACAGAATTTACATACCAGATCCTGCAATCAATTGATTTTCATCATTTATTAAAAGAAAATGACGTTGAACTTCAAATTGGCGGTGCGGATCAATGGGGAAATATTACTTCAGGAATTGACATGATTCATAAAATTGAGGGTTCTGAAACAGAAGCATTTGCATTAACAATTCCGCTGATGTTAAAAGCAGATGGAACTAAATTTGGTAAAACAGCAGGTGGTGCCGTTTGGCTTGATCCGGAGAAAACAACACCATACGAATTTTATCAATTTTGGTTGAACCAAGATGATCGGGATGTAATAAAATATCTGAAATACTTTACTTTTTTAGGAGAAGAAGAGATAAATGAATTGGCACAAAAAGTTGCCAACGAACCTGAAAAACGTGAGGCTCAAAGAAAATTGGCTGAAGAAGTGACAGCTTTTGTACATGGAGATGAAGCGGTAGTTCAGGCAGAACATATTTCTAGAGCATTATTTTCTGGCGATGTTAAGCTGTTAACGGCAGCTGAAATAAAACAAGGTTTTAAAAAAATGCCAACAGTTGAGATTAAAAGCGAAGTAATAAATATTATTGATTTGCTTGTTTCGACACAAATTGAAAAATCGAAACGACAGGCGCGCGAAGATGTTGCAAATGGAGCTATCTATATAAATGGTGAGAGAATTCAGGAACTTGATTATCAAATTAATCCTGCTGATTCATTTGAAGGAAAATTTGTAATTGTTCGTCGTGGGAAAAAGAAATATTTTCTTGCTGAAGTAAAATAA